A single window of Syntrophorhabdaceae bacterium DNA harbors:
- a CDS encoding class I SAM-dependent methyltransferase — MADYLDVVYSQKERPYTDYPARLCLHLFHRFRMAPGMAFLEAGCGRGEFLKVFRDLGLNACGVDISRKAPEFNPDIPVKVSDIEREGIPHGDNTFDIVYSKSVLEHFREPERYMEEAVRVLRPGGMLITLVPDWESCYKIYFDDHTHRSPFSLVSLGDIYKMHGLVDIDVFKFRQLPLVWKYPALNYLCRAVSPFVPVRTKIKPLRWSRELMLCGYGTKPANEEKGE; from the coding sequence ATGGCCGATTACCTTGATGTAGTCTATAGCCAGAAGGAGCGTCCCTATACGGATTATCCCGCCCGGCTGTGCCTCCATCTCTTTCACCGTTTCCGAATGGCCCCCGGCATGGCCTTTCTTGAAGCGGGGTGCGGCAGGGGCGAGTTTCTTAAGGTTTTCAGGGACCTGGGGCTTAACGCGTGCGGTGTCGACATCTCCCGGAAGGCGCCGGAGTTCAACCCCGACATCCCCGTCAAGGTCTCCGATATCGAGCGGGAGGGTATTCCGCACGGTGACAACACTTTTGACATAGTCTACTCGAAGTCGGTCCTCGAGCATTTCCGCGAGCCCGAAAGGTACATGGAAGAGGCCGTGAGGGTCCTCAGGCCCGGCGGCATGCTCATAACCCTCGTTCCCGATTGGGAGTCATGCTACAAGATATACTTCGATGACCACACCCACAGGAGCCCCTTTTCGCTGGTGTCGCTGGGCGATATCTACAAGATGCACGGGTTGGTCGATATCGACGTCTTCAAATTCCGGCAGCTGCCCCTTGTCTGGAAGTATCCTGCGCTCAATTACCTGTGCCGTGCCGTCTCGCCATTTGTCCCGGTGCGAACGAAGATAAAACCGCTGAGATGGTCGAGGGAACTCATGCTCTGCGGATACGGCACAAAGCCTGCCAATGAAGAAAAAGGAGAATAA
- a CDS encoding SDR family NAD(P)-dependent oxidoreductase, with amino-acid sequence MDLELRGKRVLVTGSTRGIGRAAAHGFMDEGARVVLTGRNESALGKAKDELASHCSPADILCHACDFRSPEDIRVLREFIISSWGGLDVLVANVGYGVSLPDPIPPKAHMEEVLAENLHSAVDSAREFLPLVAASKGSIVFVSSIAGVEAFGAPVDYSMAKTALIAFSKNLARKTADQGVRVNCVAPGNVYFEGGSWDMKMKNDPERIRTIIESTVPMKRFAAPGEIADAILFLSSPRASFITGACLIVDGGQTTTLF; translated from the coding sequence GTGGACCTTGAGCTTAGAGGGAAGCGCGTTCTTGTCACGGGGTCCACCCGGGGCATAGGCCGGGCGGCGGCGCATGGTTTCATGGATGAGGGTGCAAGGGTGGTTCTGACGGGCCGGAACGAGAGCGCCCTGGGGAAGGCGAAGGACGAGCTGGCCTCGCACTGCAGCCCGGCGGACATACTCTGCCATGCCTGTGATTTCAGGTCCCCCGAGGACATAAGGGTCTTGAGGGAATTCATCATTTCGTCCTGGGGTGGTCTTGATGTCCTTGTTGCGAATGTCGGTTACGGAGTGAGCCTGCCCGATCCCATCCCCCCGAAGGCGCACATGGAGGAGGTGCTCGCCGAAAACCTCCACAGCGCCGTTGATTCCGCGCGGGAGTTCCTTCCCCTTGTCGCGGCATCGAAGGGGAGCATCGTTTTCGTTTCCTCCATTGCCGGGGTGGAGGCGTTCGGCGCGCCCGTCGACTACTCGATGGCGAAGACGGCGCTCATCGCCTTCTCGAAGAACCTTGCCAGGAAGACTGCCGACCAGGGGGTGCGCGTCAATTGCGTGGCTCCCGGAAATGTTTATTTCGAAGGAGGAAGCTGGGATATGAAGATGAAGAACGACCCTGAACGTATACGGACCATTATCGAATCGACGGTCCCCATGAAACGATTCGCCGCGCCGGGGGAGATAGCCGACGCGATACTTTTCCTGTCCTCCCCAAGGGCCTCCTTCATCACGGGTGCCTGCCTCATCGTGGACGGCGGGCAGACGACAACACTCTTTTAA